Proteins found in one Pseudomonas marvdashtae genomic segment:
- a CDS encoding xanthine phosphoribosyltransferase — MEALQQKIREQGIVLSDQVLKVDAFLNHQIDPQLMKLIGDEFAALFKDSGITKIVTIEASGIAPAIMTGLNLGVPVIFARKQHSLTLTENLLSATVYSFTKRTESTVAISPRHLTSSDRVLIIDDFLANGKASQALISIIKQAGATVAGLGIVIEKSFQGGRAELDAQGYRVESLARVKSLAGGVVTFIE; from the coding sequence ATGGAAGCCCTGCAGCAGAAAATTCGTGAACAAGGCATCGTGCTTTCCGATCAGGTCCTGAAAGTCGACGCTTTCCTGAACCACCAGATCGACCCGCAATTGATGAAGCTGATCGGCGACGAATTTGCCGCGCTGTTCAAGGATTCGGGCATCACCAAGATCGTCACCATCGAAGCCTCGGGCATTGCCCCGGCGATCATGACCGGCCTGAACCTCGGCGTACCGGTAATCTTTGCTCGCAAGCAGCACTCCCTGACCCTGACGGAGAACCTGCTCTCGGCCACCGTGTACTCATTCACCAAGAGAACCGAAAGCACGGTAGCCATCAGCCCGCGGCACCTGACCAGCAGCGACCGCGTGCTGATCATCGATGACTTCCTGGCCAACGGCAAAGCCTCCCAGGCGTTGATTTCCATCATCAAACAGGCCGGCGCGACCGTCGCCGGACTGGGCATCGTGATCGAGAAATCGTTTCAGGGAGGCCGCGCGGAACTCGATGCCCAAGGCTATCGCGTCGAGTCCCTGGCGCGGGTGAAATCGCTGGCGGGTGGGGTCGTGACCTTTATCGAATAA
- a CDS encoding c-type cytochrome → MKMLAAPATVLALWAASAQAAPNDEIAKRLEPVGQVCVQGKECKGMEVVASAGGAGGAKAPKDVIAKHCNACHGTGLLGAPKVGDKAAWKERADHQGGLDGILAKAITGVNAMPPKGTCADCTDEELKGAIKEMSGL, encoded by the coding sequence ATGAAAATGCTGGCTGCACCAGCAACCGTATTGGCCCTATGGGCTGCGAGCGCTCAAGCGGCGCCCAACGACGAAATCGCCAAGCGCCTCGAACCCGTTGGCCAGGTTTGCGTTCAGGGCAAGGAATGCAAGGGTATGGAGGTCGTGGCTTCGGCGGGTGGGGCTGGCGGTGCCAAGGCGCCGAAGGACGTCATCGCCAAACACTGCAATGCTTGCCACGGTACCGGCCTGCTGGGCGCGCCGAAAGTCGGTGACAAGGCGGCCTGGAAAGAGCGTGCCGACCATCAAGGCGGCCTCGACGGCATTTTGGCCAAGGCCATCACCGGCGTGAACGCCATGCCGCCTAAAGGCACCTGCGCCGATTGCACCGATGAAGAACTCAAGGGTGCTATCAAAGAGATGTCCGGTCTGTAA
- a CDS encoding putative bifunctional diguanylate cyclase/phosphodiesterase: MSTPVEPLRLLLLAETPEWSAVLRKCLAPMGPSVVLISAPSWESVSSLFEDNRNAVLLTVASLQPAPGRCRLPTVLLLEHEPSTSPDGVSDWLVRDVLDEATLRRCLRHVRERGVLENTLQRLAAQDPLTGIANRQGFQTLLAARLAENEGRGLALGHLDLDNFRHANDALGHQAGDRLILQVVSRLKGSLEAGDQLARLGSDEFALLIDTRRAPQRAEWMAERITEAMAEPYWVDGESLLIGCSLGIAHARAQAGADPLMWHAHIAMQQAKSTQGCTFHIFNERINRNARSLADLESELRRALRRDELELHYQPRLNLADGTIVGLEALVRWRHGERGLLPPSEFVPLAEQSGLIVPLGYWVISRALRDMQALRERGLAPLHMAINLSFRQFQDSQLLPTLSRLIAERGVEAQWLEFELTETAVMRRSDLVKQTMDALGRLGVRFSLDDFGTGFSSFVHLNSLPIALLKIDKSFVGGMEQREENRKLVHAMINLAHNLNLEVVAEGVETPEQLDLLRGFGCDQVQGFLISKPLPLPELVEYLTFEGGQAVQEAGS, from the coding sequence TTGTCTACGCCTGTCGAACCCTTGCGTTTGCTGTTGTTGGCCGAAACGCCTGAGTGGTCAGCGGTATTGCGCAAGTGCCTGGCGCCCATGGGGCCCTCGGTCGTGTTGATCAGCGCCCCGAGCTGGGAGTCGGTCAGCAGCCTGTTTGAAGACAACCGCAACGCGGTGCTGCTGACTGTGGCGAGCTTGCAGCCCGCGCCCGGTCGCTGCCGTCTGCCAACGGTCCTCTTGCTTGAGCACGAGCCTTCGACCTCTCCGGACGGTGTCAGCGATTGGCTGGTGCGTGATGTGCTGGATGAGGCGACGTTGCGTCGTTGCCTGCGACACGTGCGAGAGCGTGGCGTGCTGGAAAATACCCTACAACGGCTTGCCGCGCAGGATCCGCTGACGGGCATCGCCAACCGCCAGGGCTTCCAGACCTTGCTGGCGGCACGCCTGGCTGAAAACGAAGGCCGTGGCCTGGCGCTGGGGCATCTGGACCTCGACAATTTCCGTCACGCCAACGACGCACTCGGCCACCAGGCCGGCGACCGTCTGATCCTGCAAGTGGTCTCGCGTCTCAAGGGGTCGCTTGAGGCCGGGGATCAACTGGCGCGGCTGGGCAGCGACGAGTTCGCCTTGCTGATCGACACCCGTCGCGCGCCTCAGCGAGCGGAGTGGATGGCCGAGCGCATCACCGAAGCCATGGCGGAACCCTATTGGGTGGACGGCGAAAGCCTGTTGATCGGTTGCAGCCTGGGTATCGCCCACGCCCGCGCACAGGCCGGTGCGGACCCATTGATGTGGCATGCCCATATCGCCATGCAACAGGCCAAGAGCACGCAAGGCTGCACCTTTCATATCTTCAACGAGCGCATCAACCGCAATGCCCGCAGCCTCGCCGATCTGGAAAGCGAGTTGCGCCGGGCGCTGCGCCGCGACGAGCTGGAGTTGCATTACCAACCCCGGTTGAATCTTGCGGACGGGACGATCGTAGGTCTTGAGGCCCTGGTGCGCTGGCGTCATGGTGAGCGCGGATTATTACCGCCGAGCGAGTTCGTGCCGCTGGCCGAGCAGAGCGGCTTGATCGTGCCGTTGGGCTACTGGGTGATCTCCCGGGCGTTGCGGGACATGCAGGCGCTGCGCGAGCGAGGATTGGCGCCGTTGCACATGGCGATAAACCTGTCGTTCCGACAGTTCCAGGACAGCCAGCTGTTGCCGACCCTCAGCCGATTGATCGCCGAGCGGGGCGTCGAGGCCCAGTGGCTGGAGTTCGAACTCACCGAAACCGCGGTCATGCGCCGCAGCGACCTGGTCAAGCAGACCATGGACGCCCTGGGTCGCTTGGGGGTGCGTTTTTCCTTGGACGACTTCGGTACCGGGTTCTCCTCGTTCGTGCACCTCAATAGCCTGCCCATTGCCTTGCTCAAGATCGACAAGAGCTTCGTCGGCGGCATGGAACAGCGCGAAGAGAATCGCAAACTGGTGCACGCGATGATCAACCTGGCCCATAACCTCAACCTGGAGGTGGTGGCCGAAGGCGTCGAAACCCCGGAGCAACTGGACTTGCTCCGGGGTTTCGGTTGCGATCAGGTGCAGGGTTTCTTGATCAGCAAACCGTTGCCGTTACCCGAATTGGTCGAGTACCTGACGTTCGAAGGTGGCCAGGCAGTCCAGGAAGCCGGAAGCTGA
- the rep gene encoding DNA helicase Rep, producing MSRLNPRQQEAVNYVGGPLLVLAGAGSGKTSVITRKIAHLIQNCGIRAQYIVAMTFTNKAAREMKERVGGLLRAGEGRGLTVCTFHNLGLNIIRKEHARLGYKPGFSIFDETDVKALMTDIMQKEYSGDDGVDEIKNMIGSWKNDLILPPEALENARNPKEQTAAIVYAHYQRTLKAFNAVDFDDLILLPVKLFQDHADILEKWQNKVRYLLVDEYQDTNASQYLLVKLLIGKRNQFTVVGDDDQSIYAWRGARPENLMLLKDDYPSLKVVMLEQNYRSTSRILRCANVLISNNPHEFEKQLWSEMGHGDEIRVIRCRNEDAEAERVAMEILSLHLRTDRPYSDFAILYRGNYQAKLIELKLQHHQIPYRLSGGNSFFGRQEVKDLMAYFRLIVNPDDDNAFLRVINVPRREIGSTTLEKLGNYATERKISMYAATDEIGLGEHLDSRFTDRLARFKRFMDKVREQCAGEDPISALRSMVMDIDYENWLRTNSSSDKAADYRMSNVWFLIEALKNTLEKDEDGDMTVEDAIGKLVLRDMLERQQEEEEGAEGVQMMTLHASKGLEFPYVFIMGMEEEILPHRSSIEADTIEEERRLAYVGITRARQTLAFTFAAKRKQYGEVIDCAPSRFLDELPPDDLAWEGNDDTPTEVKVVRGNSALADIRAMLKR from the coding sequence ATGTCCCGACTCAATCCCCGGCAGCAAGAAGCCGTGAACTATGTCGGCGGCCCTCTTTTGGTGCTCGCCGGTGCAGGCTCCGGCAAGACCAGCGTGATCACTCGCAAGATCGCGCACCTGATCCAGAATTGTGGCATCCGCGCCCAGTACATCGTCGCCATGACGTTCACCAACAAGGCCGCCCGGGAAATGAAGGAGCGGGTCGGTGGCCTGTTGCGCGCCGGCGAAGGCCGCGGCCTGACGGTCTGCACCTTCCACAACCTGGGCCTGAACATCATCCGCAAGGAACACGCGCGACTGGGCTACAAACCGGGCTTCTCGATTTTCGACGAGACTGACGTCAAGGCCTTGATGACGGACATCATGCAGAAGGAATACTCGGGCGACGACGGCGTCGACGAGATCAAGAACATGATCGGGTCCTGGAAAAATGACTTGATCCTGCCGCCCGAAGCCCTGGAGAACGCCCGCAACCCCAAGGAACAGACCGCCGCCATCGTCTACGCCCACTACCAGCGCACCCTCAAGGCGTTCAACGCGGTGGACTTCGACGATCTCATCCTGTTGCCGGTCAAGCTGTTCCAGGATCACGCCGACATCCTCGAGAAATGGCAGAACAAAGTCCGCTACCTGCTGGTGGACGAATACCAGGACACCAACGCCAGCCAGTATTTGCTGGTGAAGCTGCTGATCGGTAAGCGCAACCAGTTCACCGTGGTAGGCGACGATGACCAGTCGATCTATGCCTGGCGCGGCGCACGTCCGGAAAACCTGATGCTGCTCAAGGACGACTATCCGTCGCTCAAAGTGGTAATGCTGGAGCAGAACTACCGCTCCACCAGCCGCATCCTGCGCTGCGCCAACGTGCTGATCTCCAACAACCCCCACGAATTCGAAAAGCAGCTGTGGAGCGAAATGGGCCACGGCGACGAGATCCGCGTGATCCGTTGCCGCAACGAAGACGCCGAAGCCGAGCGCGTGGCCATGGAAATCCTCAGCCTGCACCTGCGTACCGACCGGCCATACAGCGACTTTGCGATCCTGTACCGCGGCAACTACCAGGCCAAGCTGATCGAGCTGAAATTGCAGCATCACCAGATTCCCTATCGCCTGTCGGGGGGCAACAGCTTCTTCGGACGCCAGGAAGTGAAGGACCTGATGGCCTACTTCCGCCTGATCGTAAACCCGGACGACGACAACGCCTTCCTGCGGGTCATCAACGTACCGCGCCGGGAAATCGGTTCGACCACCCTGGAAAAGCTCGGCAACTACGCCACCGAGCGCAAGATCTCGATGTACGCCGCCACCGACGAAATCGGCTTGGGCGAACATCTGGACAGCCGCTTCACCGACCGCCTGGCGCGCTTCAAGCGCTTCATGGACAAGGTCCGCGAACAGTGCGCCGGGGAAGATCCGATTTCAGCGCTGCGCAGCATGGTCATGGACATTGACTACGAGAACTGGCTGCGCACCAACAGCTCCAGCGACAAGGCCGCCGACTACCGCATGAGCAACGTCTGGTTTTTGATCGAGGCGTTGAAGAACACTTTGGAAAAAGACGAAGACGGCGACATGACCGTCGAAGACGCCATCGGCAAATTGGTGCTGCGGGACATGCTCGAGCGCCAGCAGGAAGAGGAAGAAGGCGCTGAAGGCGTGCAGATGATGACCCTTCACGCGTCCAAGGGCCTGGAATTCCCTTACGTGTTCATCATGGGCATGGAAGAGGAAATCCTGCCGCACCGTTCCAGCATCGAGGCCGACACCATCGAAGAAGAACGGCGCCTGGCCTATGTCGGGATTACCCGGGCACGCCAGACGCTGGCCTTCACCTTTGCCGCCAAGCGCAAGCAGTACGGCGAAGTGATCGACTGCGCGCCGAGCCGCTTTCTCGATGAGCTGCCGCCGGACGACCTCGCCTGGGAAGGCAACGACGACACGCCGACGGAAGTCAAAGTCGTTCGCGGCAACAGTGCCCTGGCGGATATACGCGCGATGTTGAAGCGCTAG
- a CDS encoding RidA family protein produces MAIQRQLTNDRMSQVVLHNGTVYLAGQVGDDMSAGIEQQTRETLANIERLLDLAGTDKSQLLSVTIYLKDIDAHFAGMNAVWDQWLPKGVAPARATVEAKLCEPEILVELSVVAALP; encoded by the coding sequence ATGGCAATCCAGCGCCAGCTCACCAATGACCGCATGAGTCAGGTCGTCCTGCACAACGGCACCGTTTACCTGGCCGGACAGGTCGGCGACGACATGAGCGCCGGTATCGAGCAGCAAACCCGCGAGACGCTGGCCAATATCGAGCGTCTGCTTGACCTGGCTGGGACTGACAAGAGCCAACTGTTGTCGGTGACCATTTACCTGAAGGACATCGACGCCCACTTTGCAGGGATGAACGCGGTGTGGGACCAATGGTTACCCAAAGGCGTCGCCCCGGCCCGGGCCACGGTGGAGGCCAAGCTGTGTGAGCCAGAGATCCTGGTGGAGCTGTCCGTCGTGGCTGCGCTGCCTTAA
- the dadA gene encoding D-amino acid dehydrogenase — protein sequence MRVLVLGSGVIGTVSAYYLARAGFEVVVVDRQPAPAMETSFANAGQVSPGYASPWAAPGVPLKAIKWLLQRHAPLAIKATADIDQYLWMAQMLRNCTANRYAINKERMVRLSEYSRDCLDELRAETGIAYEGRSLGTTQLFRTQAQLDGAAKDISVLKESGVPFEVLDREGIARVEPALANVTDILAGALRLPNDQTGDCQMFTTRLAEMAVKLGVQFRFDQNIERLDFAGDRINGVWIDGKLETADRYVLALGSYSPQLLKPLGIRAPVYPLKGYSLTVPITDPAMAPTSTILDETYKVAITRFDNRIRVGGMAEIAGFDLSLNPRRRETLEMIVNDLYPLGGDLAQASFWTGLRPTTPDGTPIVGATPFKNLFLNTGHGTLGWTMACGSGRLLADLMAKKKPQISAEGLDISRYGSKPQESAKHGNPAPAHQ from the coding sequence ATGCGCGTTCTGGTCTTGGGTAGCGGCGTCATCGGTACCGTCAGTGCTTACTATCTGGCCCGTGCCGGGTTTGAAGTAGTGGTGGTCGACCGTCAGCCGGCGCCTGCCATGGAAACCAGTTTCGCCAACGCCGGCCAGGTATCGCCGGGTTACGCCTCGCCGTGGGCCGCGCCGGGCGTGCCGCTCAAGGCGATCAAATGGCTGTTGCAGCGGCACGCGCCGCTGGCGATCAAGGCCACCGCCGACATCGACCAATACCTGTGGATGGCGCAGATGCTGCGCAACTGCACCGCCAATCGTTATGCGATCAACAAGGAGCGCATGGTCCGCCTGTCCGAGTACAGCCGCGACTGCCTCGACGAACTGCGTGCCGAAACCGGCATCGCCTACGAAGGCCGTAGCCTCGGGACTACGCAGTTGTTCCGCACCCAGGCCCAGCTCGATGGCGCGGCAAAAGATATTTCCGTGCTGAAAGAGTCCGGCGTGCCGTTCGAAGTGCTCGATCGTGAAGGTATCGCCCGGGTCGAACCGGCCCTCGCCAACGTCACCGACATTCTGGCCGGTGCTTTGCGCCTCCCTAACGATCAGACCGGCGATTGCCAGATGTTTACCACGCGCCTGGCGGAAATGGCTGTGAAGCTCGGCGTGCAGTTCCGCTTCGACCAGAACATCGAGCGCCTGGATTTTGCCGGTGATCGCATCAACGGCGTCTGGATCGACGGCAAGCTGGAAACCGCCGACCGTTACGTCCTCGCCCTGGGCAGCTACTCGCCGCAATTGCTCAAGCCGCTGGGTATTCGTGCGCCGGTATACCCGCTCAAGGGGTATTCGCTGACCGTGCCGATCACCGACCCGGCGATGGCACCGACCTCGACCATTCTCGACGAAACCTACAAGGTCGCTATCACCCGTTTCGACAACCGCATTCGGGTGGGCGGCATGGCGGAAATTGCTGGTTTTGACCTCTCGCTCAATCCGCGCCGGCGTGAAACCCTGGAGATGATCGTCAACGACCTTTATCCTCTGGGCGGCGATCTGGCCCAGGCCAGCTTCTGGACCGGCCTGCGTCCGACCACCCCGGACGGCACGCCGATCGTCGGCGCCACACCGTTCAAGAACCTGTTCCTCAATACCGGCCACGGCACCCTCGGATGGACCATGGCGTGCGGTTCCGGTCGCTTGCTGGCGGATCTGATGGCGAAGAAAAAGCCGCAGATCAGCGCCGAAGGCCTCGATATTTCCCGTTATGGCAGCAAACCTCAGGAGTCCGCGAAACATGGCAATCCAGCGCCAGCTCACCAATGA
- the alr gene encoding alanine racemase, whose protein sequence is MRPARALIDLQALRHNYQLAREVTGAKALAVIKADAYGHGAVRCAEALQETADGFAVACIEEALELRAGGIAGPILLLEGFFEADELPLIVEHDFWCVVHSLWQLEAIERATSGAPITVWLKLDSGMHRVGLHPTDYQAAYRRLLASGKVAKIVLMSHFARADELHDPSSLQQLAVFEQTRQGLAAEVSLRNSPAVLGWPQIPSDWVRPGIMLYGATPFEEANAVASRLQPVMTLESRIISVRELPAGEPVGYGARFVTAQPTRVGVVAMGYADGYPRQAPNGTPVLVDGQRSQLVGRVSMDMLCVDLTHIPQAGLGSTVELWGKNILASDVAKAADTIPYQIFCNLRRVPRLYSGT, encoded by the coding sequence ATGCGTCCTGCCCGCGCCCTGATTGATCTACAAGCCTTGCGTCACAACTACCAACTGGCCCGCGAAGTTACCGGGGCCAAGGCCCTTGCGGTGATCAAGGCGGACGCCTATGGGCATGGCGCGGTGCGCTGCGCCGAGGCCTTGCAGGAAACGGCCGACGGGTTCGCCGTGGCCTGCATCGAAGAAGCCCTGGAGCTGCGGGCCGGTGGGATTGCCGGGCCGATCCTGCTGTTGGAGGGATTCTTCGAGGCCGATGAACTGCCATTGATCGTTGAGCACGATTTCTGGTGCGTGGTGCATTCGTTGTGGCAGCTCGAAGCGATTGAACGCGCAACATCGGGCGCGCCGATCACGGTCTGGCTCAAGCTCGATTCGGGAATGCATAGGGTTGGATTGCACCCGACCGACTATCAGGCGGCGTATCGTCGCCTGTTGGCGAGCGGCAAGGTGGCGAAGATCGTACTGATGAGCCACTTCGCCCGCGCTGACGAGCTGCATGACCCCAGCAGCCTGCAACAACTGGCAGTGTTCGAGCAGACCCGCCAGGGCTTGGCGGCCGAGGTCAGCCTGCGCAATTCGCCGGCGGTTCTGGGTTGGCCGCAAATACCAAGCGATTGGGTAAGGCCAGGCATCATGCTGTACGGTGCGACGCCGTTCGAGGAGGCCAATGCCGTGGCTTCGCGCCTGCAACCGGTCATGACACTGGAATCGAGGATCATCAGCGTGCGCGAGCTTCCCGCCGGCGAGCCGGTGGGCTACGGTGCTCGCTTTGTGACGGCGCAACCGACCCGGGTCGGCGTGGTTGCCATGGGCTATGCCGACGGCTACCCGCGCCAGGCGCCGAACGGTACGCCGGTCCTGGTGGATGGCCAGCGCAGCCAACTGGTCGGACGAGTGTCGATGGACATGCTGTGCGTGGACCTGACCCATATTCCCCAGGCCGGGCTTGGCTCGACCGTGGAGCTGTGGGGCAAAAACATCCTCGCCAGCGATGTCGCGAAGGCCGCCGACACCATTCCCTATCAGATTTTCTGCAACCTGCGACGGGTGCCACGGCTCTATTCCGGGACCTGA
- a CDS encoding acetyl-CoA hydrolase/transferase family protein, whose translation MVQLCSIEQAVDDVLERLPAHIHLGMPLGLGKPNLFANALYRRIAQLPERQLTIYTALSLGRPNLGDGLQKRFLEPFVERVFGDYPELDYLADLQRDSLPANVRVQQFFMQPGSLLHSASAQQDYVSSNYSHAARDINAAGLNLIAQLVASDPEHPDRLSLSCNPDITLDLLPMIAKRREAGETILMVGQVHSDLPYMPGDAEIGIDGFDLLIDEKDSHTLFSTPNMPVGFQDHLIGLHASTLVRDGGTLQIGIGSMGDALTAALLARQADNAGYQALLADVNLSQWAQLIEREGGVEPFAKGLYGCSEMFVNGLLVLAEAGIIRRKVYPDEPTQEQANAGTLDEAAQPDGICIHGGFFLGPSSFYERLRELPQSRRFEFNMTRISYINELYGQEQLKRLQRLDARFINTVFTMTLMGAAVADQLEDGRVLSGVGGQYNFVAQGHALEGARSILLLRSWRESGGVVSSNIVWEYGHCTIPRHLRDIVVTEYGIADLRGKTDAAVIEALLNISDSRFQPGLIEQAQSAGKLPKDFRLDPRFADNTSERLQAIQARHPNLFPEYPLGCDFDGLERDLLRALNWLKSKFKLTEILELGKAALDAPEPWEYAGHLERMQLTNPEGLKEELSQRLLLAGLKATVQSPGIIR comes from the coding sequence ATGGTTCAGTTGTGTTCAATCGAACAGGCGGTGGATGATGTGCTCGAGCGCCTTCCCGCGCATATCCACCTCGGCATGCCCCTCGGGCTGGGCAAGCCCAATCTGTTCGCCAACGCGCTGTACCGGCGCATCGCGCAACTGCCCGAGCGGCAGCTGACCATCTATACGGCGCTGAGCCTGGGCCGGCCGAACCTGGGCGACGGGTTGCAGAAGCGCTTCCTCGAGCCCTTTGTCGAACGGGTCTTCGGCGACTATCCCGAGCTCGATTACCTTGCCGACCTGCAGCGCGACAGCCTGCCGGCGAACGTCCGCGTCCAGCAGTTCTTCATGCAACCGGGCAGTCTGTTGCACAGTGCATCCGCCCAGCAGGACTACGTCAGCAGCAACTACAGCCACGCGGCCCGGGACATCAACGCGGCTGGCCTGAACCTGATCGCGCAGCTGGTGGCCAGCGACCCGGAGCATCCGGATCGCCTGAGCCTGAGCTGCAACCCGGACATTACCCTGGACCTCTTGCCAATGATCGCCAAGCGGCGCGAGGCGGGGGAAACCATTCTCATGGTGGGTCAGGTCCACAGCGATTTGCCCTACATGCCGGGCGACGCGGAAATCGGCATCGACGGCTTCGACCTGCTGATCGATGAAAAGGACAGCCACACGCTGTTCTCCACGCCGAACATGCCGGTGGGGTTCCAGGATCATTTGATCGGCCTGCACGCCAGCACTCTGGTGCGCGACGGCGGTACGCTGCAGATCGGCATCGGCTCGATGGGCGATGCGCTGACGGCGGCATTGCTGGCGCGTCAGGCTGATAACGCCGGATACCAGGCCCTGCTGGCGGACGTGAACCTGAGCCAGTGGGCGCAGTTGATCGAGCGCGAGGGTGGGGTCGAGCCGTTTGCCAAGGGGTTGTACGGTTGCAGCGAAATGTTCGTCAACGGCCTGCTGGTGTTGGCGGAGGCCGGGATCATCCGGCGCAAGGTCTATCCCGACGAACCGACCCAGGAACAGGCCAACGCAGGGACTCTCGACGAGGCGGCGCAACCTGACGGCATTTGCATTCATGGCGGGTTTTTCCTCGGCCCGAGCAGCTTCTATGAGCGCTTGCGCGAACTGCCGCAGAGCCGGCGCTTCGAATTCAACATGACCCGCATCAGCTACATCAACGAGCTGTACGGCCAAGAGCAACTCAAGCGCTTGCAGCGACTCGATGCGCGTTTCATCAACACCGTCTTCACCATGACGCTCATGGGCGCCGCAGTGGCTGACCAGTTGGAGGACGGGCGGGTGCTCAGTGGTGTGGGCGGCCAGTACAACTTCGTTGCCCAGGGGCATGCGCTGGAAGGGGCCCGCTCGATCCTGCTCTTGCGCAGCTGGCGCGAATCCGGGGGCGTGGTCAGTTCGAACATCGTCTGGGAGTACGGCCACTGCACAATCCCCCGGCACCTGCGAGACATCGTGGTGACCGAGTACGGCATCGCCGACCTGCGCGGCAAGACCGACGCCGCCGTGATCGAAGCGTTGCTGAACATCAGCGATTCCCGCTTCCAGCCTGGGCTGATCGAGCAGGCACAAAGCGCCGGCAAACTGCCGAAGGACTTTCGTCTCGATCCGCGTTTCGCCGACAACACGTCGGAGCGTTTGCAGGCGATCCAGGCGCGGCATCCGAATCTGTTTCCGGAGTACCCGTTGGGCTGCGATTTCGATGGGCTGGAGCGCGATTTGCTGCGGGCGCTGAACTGGCTTAAAAGCAAGTTCAAGCTCACCGAAATCCTGGAACTGGGCAAAGCCGCGCTCGATGCGCCGGAGCCATGGGAGTATGCCGGGCATCTGGAGCGGATGCAGTTGACGAACCCTGAGGGCCTGAAGGAGGAGCTGTCCCAGCGCTTGTTGCTTGCGGGGCTCAAGGCGACCGTTCAGTCACCAGGGATTATTCGATAA
- a CDS encoding cupin domain-containing protein, producing the protein MDVGERLQSIRKLKGLSQRELAKRAGVTNSTISMIEKNSVSPSISSLRKVLGGIPMSMVEFFSEEILQEKPTQIVYKANELIDISDGAVTMKLVGRAHPSRAIAFLNEIYPPGADTGDEMLTHEGEETGILVEGRLELVVGAETFVLEAGDSYYFESTKPHRFRNPFDAPARLISAATPANF; encoded by the coding sequence TTGGACGTCGGTGAACGACTGCAATCCATTCGTAAACTCAAAGGCCTTTCCCAGCGTGAACTCGCCAAGCGCGCGGGCGTCACCAACAGCACCATTTCGATGATCGAGAAAAACAGCGTGAGCCCCTCGATCAGCTCGCTGCGCAAGGTCCTTGGCGGGATTCCCATGTCCATGGTCGAGTTTTTCTCCGAAGAGATCCTCCAGGAGAAACCGACCCAGATCGTCTATAAAGCCAACGAACTGATCGACATCTCCGACGGCGCCGTGACCATGAAATTGGTGGGCAGGGCACATCCAAGCCGGGCGATTGCCTTTTTGAACGAAATCTATCCGCCAGGCGCCGACACCGGTGACGAGATGCTCACCCATGAAGGCGAGGAAACCGGGATTCTGGTGGAAGGTCGGCTGGAGCTGGTGGTTGGTGCCGAAACTTTCGTGCTCGAGGCAGGCGACAGCTACTATTTTGAAAGCACCAAGCCTCACCGTTTTCGCAATCCGTTCGATGCGCCGGCGCGACTGATCAGCGCAGCCACACCGGCCAATTTCTAA